A portion of the Luxibacter massiliensis genome contains these proteins:
- a CDS encoding cysteine-rich KTR domain-containing protein → MSNRTEWIRYPVCGNKTRLQIRTDTELKNFPLYCPKCRQESLIDAKDLQVTVIKRLETTLQR, encoded by the coding sequence ATGAGCAATAGAACGGAATGGATACGTTACCCTGTCTGCGGCAACAAAACAAGATTACAGATACGGACAGATACAGAGCTGAAAAACTTTCCGCTTTACTGCCCGAAGTGCAGACAGGAAAGCTTGATTGACGCAAAGGATTTACAGGTAACAGTGATTAAAAGACTTGAAACAACATTGCAGCGCTGA